From the genome of Penicillium oxalicum strain HP7-1 chromosome VII, whole genome shotgun sequence:
TTCATGGCACGTCGAGTCGCATGTCCATTTAATTATTGGGGCCAACCCCCTGGCTGCCTCTCGATGCGCCAAAAGTCTCGAGGCTGGCGCAAAGCCTCTTCTCATCGCGCCAGAGGCTACAGACTTGCATTACACACTCTCTGAACACATCTCCCAAGGGAAGATCCAATGGATTCGTCGTGACTTTGTCGATGACGATCTGTCCACATTGGGTCGAGAGGAAGTAGATCGCGTGGTGGACGCGGTCTTTGTGACTTTGGGCGCTAGTCACCCGCTAAGTAGgtgtccccctcccccatctctcACAACTGAGCTACAACGaggccaaagaaaaaaaaatgagcTCTGGCTAATGGATCGCTCTCTGAAGGCGAAAATATTTCACGGCTCTGTCGACGTCTTCGCATTCCGGTTAACGTATCAGACGCTCCGGATTTGTGTTCCTTCTCACTGCTATCCACTTACACTGACGGTCCGTTGCACATCGGCATAACCACATCTGGGCGTGGATGCAAACTTGCGTCACGCCTTCGAAGAGAAATCTCCGCATTTTTGCCAGCCAATCTGGGCTCGGCCATTGACCGACTTGGGAGCGTTCGTCGGAGACTGTGGGAGGAAGATCACGACGACGGGTTCGGCGAAGCGAATGtggatggcgatgatgacgacgcTTTGGGACAAAAGCACACATTCAATTCGCTCGTCACTGAGCATGATACATCTGCCGccaagacgaggaggatgcgATGGCTGTCACAAATATGCGAATATTGGCCGCTTCGGAAACTGGCCTCAATTACTGACGATGACATCGAGACCATTCTTCAAGCGTACTCGGCCGACAAAACCCCCACACATGAACATCCAGTGACCAACGGCGCGCTTGGTACAAATGGGGTATGCAAGCGAGGAAAGATCGTTCTGGCGGGTTCAGGACCCGGTCACCCAGATCTGCTCACACGAGCCACGTACAATGCTATTCAATCTGCCGACATCATCCTCGCCGATAAACTCGTGCCCGCACCAGTCTTGGAATTGATTCCTCGCAGGACAGAGGTCCATATCGCGCGCAAGTTCCCCGGTAACGCGGACCAGGCCCAAGAAGAATTGTTGCAGATGGGCATCGCGGCCTTGCGAAAGGGACAGCAAGTCCTGCGCCTGAAGCAGGGCGATCCCTACCTCTATGGTCGTGGTGCGGAGGAGTTTGAGTTCTTCCGTGCGGAGGGTTATACGCCCGTCGTGTTGCCCGGTATCACTAGCGCTATGAGTGCGTCGCTGTTCGCCGATATTCCGGCCACTCATCGTGGTGTCTCCGACCAAGTCCTGATCTGCACGGGAACTGGCCGTAAGGGTGCTGCGCCTGAACCGCCGGCATTTGTACCAACCCAGACC
Proteins encoded in this window:
- a CDS encoding Uroporphyrinogen-III C-methyltransferase — encoded protein: MKDASNGYGPVPMLTSWHVESHVHLIIGANPLAASRCAKSLEAGAKPLLIAPEATDLHYTLSEHISQGKIQWIRRDFVDDDLSTLGREEVDRVVDAVFVTLGASHPLSENISRLCRRLRIPVNVSDAPDLCSFSLLSTYTDGPLHIGITTSGRGCKLASRLRREISAFLPANLGSAIDRLGSVRRRLWEEDHDDGFGEANVDGDDDDALGQKHTFNSLVTEHDTSAAKTRRMRWLSQICEYWPLRKLASITDDDIETILQAYSADKTPTHEHPVTNGALGTNGVCKRGKIVLAGSGPGHPDLLTRATYNAIQSADIILADKLVPAPVLELIPRRTEVHIARKFPGNADQAQEELLQMGIAALRKGQQVLRLKQGDPYLYGRGAEEFEFFRAEGYTPVVLPGITSAMSASLFADIPATHRGVSDQVLICTGTGRKGAAPEPPAFVPTQTVVFLMALHRLSALVESLTTHLPEDTSRSRPLWPKETPCAIVERASCPDQRVVRSTLEHIALAFEEAGSRPPGLLVVGASCHVLHRPAHGQKWVIEEGFHGLDGLQLENDAAISAIAAQ